One segment of Nodosilinea sp. PGN35 DNA contains the following:
- a CDS encoding DUF1825 family protein, protein MGFFDSEIVQQEAMQLFQDYQSLVQLGSGYGKFDREGKKMYIAQMETMMERYHIFMKRFELSEDFQAQMTVEQLKTQLGQFGMTPDMMFQQMQQTLERMKAEIET, encoded by the coding sequence ATGGGATTTTTTGATTCGGAAATTGTCCAGCAAGAGGCCATGCAGCTGTTCCAGGACTACCAGTCGCTGGTGCAGCTGGGGAGCGGCTACGGCAAGTTCGACCGCGAGGGCAAGAAGATGTACATTGCCCAGATGGAAACCATGATGGAGCGCTACCACATCTTTATGAAGCGCTTTGAGCTCTCCGAAGACTTTCAGGCCCAGATGACCGTCGAACAGCTCAAGACCCAGCTGGGTCAGTTTGGCATGACCCCCGATATGATGTTTCAGCAGATGCAGCAGACCCTGGAGCGCATGAAGGCCGAGATCGAGACCTAG
- a CDS encoding alpha/beta hydrolase — protein MTTVRPWRRIGLAWALGLLGSLATALPGHTAENLIVTFGILQRSIPIADLEQFATTGELTPQLQIYRRQLQISDEQLAQIQEVLSTPVSLSPVAVAQFLYTEQGILLLEQIGRVVQTPVRQANVQALRGALILAAADPDRGFTLVNVLRTYPTEAMRIDLAEGLAIAQEINQAILQSEAAFAQVQAIAAAEAAANPIDADAVLQLVQSERQYGVDRIQVVVPGLPTPIQLYLPEVLPGQRRRPPSGFPLVVVSHGLGGTLNSYSYLGEYLASGGIAMAALEHPGSNNQQLYALLAGRSDAVVQDEEFLRRPRDVSLTLNTLSRLNQSPSPLQSQLDLDRVGIIGQSFGGYTALALAETSFDMAGLAAACPPSTLSFNPSLLLQCQATRLSDPGSSLADPRIKSVFVMNPVGSVLFGPTGYGQIEVPVMVVAGTADTVAPAFPEQIEPFTWLTTRDRYLLLINQGTHFSTIGDITQGDQPLTIPPEIIGLNPEQVWSYMQVLGLAYFKLTLEGDRRFQPALTPAFAAALGGEPYLLSLLATLTPEGIEGLPDAPELSPADSPELQPASPEAPLSPTVPADRP, from the coding sequence GTGACAACTGTGCGCCCCTGGCGGCGGATTGGTCTGGCCTGGGCGCTGGGGCTGCTGGGATCGCTGGCCACGGCGCTCCCCGGCCACACCGCCGAAAATTTGATCGTCACCTTTGGGATTTTGCAGCGCTCCATCCCCATTGCCGATCTGGAGCAGTTTGCAACTACGGGCGAACTTACCCCCCAGCTGCAAATCTATCGGCGACAGCTGCAAATCTCTGATGAGCAACTCGCCCAAATTCAGGAGGTGTTGAGCACTCCGGTGTCCCTGAGCCCGGTGGCAGTGGCCCAGTTTCTCTACACCGAGCAGGGCATTCTGCTGCTGGAGCAGATTGGTCGGGTGGTGCAAACCCCGGTGCGCCAGGCCAATGTACAGGCCCTGCGGGGGGCGCTGATTTTAGCCGCTGCCGACCCCGATCGCGGCTTTACCCTGGTCAACGTGCTCAGAACCTACCCCACTGAGGCGATGCGTATTGACCTGGCCGAGGGGCTGGCGATCGCCCAGGAGATCAACCAGGCGATTTTGCAGTCGGAGGCGGCCTTTGCCCAGGTGCAGGCGATCGCCGCCGCCGAGGCCGCCGCCAACCCCATAGATGCCGACGCGGTGCTGCAGCTGGTGCAGAGCGAGCGCCAGTACGGCGTCGATCGCATTCAGGTGGTGGTGCCCGGTCTGCCTACCCCCATTCAGCTTTATTTACCCGAGGTACTGCCGGGGCAGCGGCGGCGACCGCCCTCGGGATTTCCCCTGGTGGTGGTCTCCCACGGGCTGGGGGGCACCCTCAACAGCTACAGCTACCTGGGGGAGTATCTGGCCAGCGGGGGCATTGCGATGGCGGCGCTGGAGCATCCGGGCAGCAATAACCAGCAGCTCTATGCCCTGCTGGCGGGGCGCTCAGACGCGGTGGTGCAGGACGAAGAGTTTTTGCGCCGACCGCGGGATGTGTCGCTCACCCTCAACACCTTGAGCCGTCTCAACCAGAGCCCCTCCCCTTTGCAGAGCCAGCTGGATCTAGATCGAGTGGGGATCATTGGTCAGTCCTTTGGGGGCTACACGGCCCTGGCCCTGGCCGAGACTAGCTTTGATATGGCCGGACTGGCGGCGGCCTGTCCCCCCAGCACGCTGTCGTTCAATCCGTCGCTGCTGTTGCAGTGTCAGGCGACGCGGCTGAGCGATCCGGGCAGCAGTTTGGCCGATCCCCGCATCAAGTCGGTGTTTGTCATGAATCCCGTGGGCAGCGTGCTGTTTGGCCCCACGGGCTACGGCCAGATTGAGGTGCCGGTGATGGTGGTGGCGGGCACCGCCGACACGGTGGCTCCGGCCTTTCCCGAGCAGATTGAGCCCTTTACCTGGCTGACTACCCGCGATCGCTACCTGCTGCTGATCAATCAGGGCACCCACTTTTCCACCATCGGCGATATTACCCAGGGCGACCAGCCGCTGACCATTCCGCCGGAAATTATCGGACTGAACCCCGAGCAGGTATGGTCGTACATGCAGGTGTTGGGGCTGGCCTACTTTAAGCTCACCCTGGAGGGCGATCGGCGGTTTCAGCCCGCCCTCACCCCCGCCTTTGCCGCCGCGCTGGGGGGAGAGCCCTACCTGCTCAGCCTGCTGGCAACCCTCACACCCGAGGGGATAGAGGGGTTGCCCGATGCGCCTGAGCTGTCCCCCGCCGATTCCCCAGAGTTGCAGCCAGCGTCGCCAGAAGCGCCCCTATCCCCTACCGTTCCGGCAGATCGACCCTAG
- a CDS encoding ATP-binding protein has product MRDRPDTSELAIVQSEVRHYRQSIDGLLLYSSVFTPPVGAAFLALLNALEVGDGALSLRAYGTWFQALATSEAGWSDYLLRQIAYAENPFTLQAQRTEFAQLPAALVAAARRDLSTLQALYQLSGATVAGWVQAIAQIPEAPVAWATDATAAPPLVLPQAAPWAEAAASLAHHYRRHGSGLLAQYRAFTWHRGQLCAIADPDPIRLDQLTAYDYPRQQLVQNTLALLKGYPALNVLLYGSRGTGKSSLVKALVNEYADAGLRLVEVAKAELQALPQIVETLRWPEAGPHGRSRPQKFIIFVDDLSFEEDDDTFKALKVVLEGSTTARPANLVVYATSNRRHLVREYFSDRPRPSDQDEVQSWDTVQEKLSFSDRFGLTLTFEPADQPTYLAIVHHLAQQANIALPEDDLTARALQWATRHNGRSGRTARQFIDWLTADLSLAKQSP; this is encoded by the coding sequence ATGCGCGATCGCCCCGACACCAGTGAGTTAGCCATCGTCCAGAGCGAGGTGCGGCACTACCGCCAGTCCATTGACGGACTGCTGCTCTACAGCTCGGTGTTCACCCCACCCGTGGGCGCGGCCTTTTTAGCGCTGCTAAACGCTCTAGAGGTGGGCGACGGGGCCCTCAGTCTGCGCGCCTACGGCACCTGGTTTCAGGCATTGGCCACCAGCGAAGCCGGCTGGAGCGACTACCTGCTCCGACAGATCGCCTACGCCGAAAACCCCTTTACCCTTCAGGCCCAGCGCACGGAGTTTGCCCAGCTGCCCGCTGCCCTGGTGGCGGCAGCTCGCCGCGATTTGAGCACTCTGCAAGCGCTCTACCAGCTCAGCGGCGCAACGGTGGCGGGGTGGGTACAGGCGATCGCCCAAATCCCTGAGGCTCCGGTGGCCTGGGCCACTGATGCGACCGCCGCCCCGCCGCTGGTGCTGCCCCAGGCCGCCCCCTGGGCCGAGGCGGCGGCATCGCTAGCCCACCACTACCGCCGCCACGGTTCAGGGCTGCTGGCCCAGTACCGCGCCTTTACCTGGCACCGGGGTCAGCTCTGCGCCATTGCCGACCCCGACCCCATTCGCCTCGATCAGCTCACCGCCTACGACTACCCCCGGCAGCAGCTGGTGCAAAATACCCTGGCCCTGCTGAAGGGCTACCCGGCGCTCAATGTGCTGCTCTACGGCAGTCGCGGCACGGGCAAGTCGTCGCTGGTCAAGGCCCTGGTGAATGAGTACGCCGACGCGGGGCTGCGGCTGGTGGAGGTGGCCAAGGCCGAGCTACAGGCCCTACCCCAGATTGTGGAAACGTTGCGCTGGCCGGAGGCTGGCCCCCATGGGCGATCGCGTCCGCAAAAATTTATTATTTTTGTAGACGACCTCTCCTTTGAGGAGGACGATGACACCTTTAAAGCCCTCAAAGTCGTGCTTGAGGGCAGCACCACCGCCCGCCCCGCCAACCTGGTGGTCTACGCCACCTCCAACCGCCGCCACCTGGTGCGCGAATACTTTAGCGATCGCCCCCGCCCCAGCGACCAGGACGAGGTGCAGTCGTGGGACACGGTGCAGGAAAAGCTCTCGTTTAGCGATCGCTTTGGCCTCACCCTCACCTTTGAGCCCGCCGACCAGCCCACCTACCTGGCCATTGTCCACCACCTGGCCCAGCAGGCCAACATTGCCCTGCCAGAGGACGACCTCACCGCCCGCGCCCTCCAGTGGGCCACCCGCCACAACGGGCGGTCGGGCCGCACGGCGCGGCAGTTTATCGACTGGCTCACCGCCGATCTGAGCCTGGCAAAGCAGTCACCCTAG
- a CDS encoding RimK/LysX family protein, producing the protein MSSGAATAAIIGWREWVALPTLGVAAVKAKIDTGARSSTLHAFSVERFEQAGRAMVRFQAHPIQRNDDYTVTAEAALLEERMVRNSGGQAEMRPVIETLVQLGSAVWAIELTLTNRDEMGFRMLLGRQAVRRRYLVDPGRSFLHPLSASDQTRPV; encoded by the coding sequence ATGAGTTCTGGTGCTGCAACGGCTGCAATTATTGGCTGGCGTGAGTGGGTTGCCCTGCCCACCCTGGGGGTTGCTGCCGTCAAGGCTAAAATCGATACCGGAGCGCGATCGTCAACCCTCCACGCCTTCTCGGTGGAGCGGTTTGAGCAGGCGGGCAGGGCGATGGTGCGCTTTCAGGCACACCCCATCCAGCGCAATGATGACTACACTGTCACCGCTGAAGCAGCCCTACTGGAGGAGCGCATGGTGCGCAACTCGGGGGGACAGGCGGAGATGCGGCCAGTGATTGAAACCCTGGTGCAGTTGGGCAGTGCGGTGTGGGCCATTGAGCTAACCCTGACCAATCGCGACGAAATGGGCTTTCGGATGCTGCTGGGGCGACAGGCAGTGCGCCGTCGCTATCTGGTGGATCCAGGGCGTTCTTTTCTGCATCCCCTCTCCGCCTCCGACCAGACTAGACCCGTGTGA
- a CDS encoding cobyrinate a,c-diamide synthase, with the protein MSAAIFSSGLVIAGERSGVGKTTVTLALLAALAQQSSRVQSFKVGPDYIDPMFHRQATGRPCYNLDPILTSESYVQHCFAHRCHDAEFALVEGVMGLFDGATGLSDVASTAHIARLLNLPVLLVVDCGRLSRSVLAIVHGYRTLDPRVQIAGVVLNRVGSDRHLDLLKEALASIDLPILGVLRRQDAIALPDRHLGLVPTAELPHLPEILNRLAHLGHACFNWPALTPLLSIPPHPTLSTQNSKLKIFPLETLCVGIASPKDLQNAPTPPLPHPPHLPISPSPPLPTPRIAVAQDAAFSFYYPDNLDILAALGAELIFWSPLHDEQPPPEADGLYFGGGFPEMFAAELAANQGVRSALKALIHQGLPVYAECGGLMYLATTLVDLEGDPWPMVGALPTNVRMTGRLTLGYRHALATQSSLLLEAGQTLWGHEFHRSETETPPHVPLYQLKRYGAAQPHAAEGWWPHRIHASYLHLHWGGCPGVAQALLAVCRQHHQSRQEA; encoded by the coding sequence TTGAGCGCAGCTATCTTCTCAAGCGGGCTGGTGATCGCGGGCGAGCGCAGCGGCGTGGGCAAAACCACCGTCACCCTGGCCCTGCTGGCGGCCCTGGCGCAGCAGTCCTCCCGCGTGCAGTCGTTTAAGGTAGGGCCAGACTACATCGACCCAATGTTTCACCGCCAGGCCACCGGGCGGCCCTGCTACAACCTCGACCCCATTCTCACCTCAGAGAGCTACGTGCAGCATTGCTTTGCCCACCGCTGCCACGACGCCGAGTTTGCCCTGGTAGAAGGCGTCATGGGCCTGTTCGACGGCGCAACCGGGCTGTCGGATGTGGCCAGCACCGCCCACATCGCCCGCCTGCTCAACCTGCCTGTGCTGCTGGTGGTGGACTGCGGGCGGCTGTCGCGATCGGTGCTGGCGATCGTCCACGGCTACCGCACCCTCGACCCCAGGGTGCAGATCGCCGGGGTGGTGCTAAACCGGGTGGGCAGCGATCGCCACCTCGATCTGCTCAAAGAGGCCCTAGCCAGTATTGATCTACCAATTCTGGGAGTCTTGCGGCGACAGGATGCGATCGCCCTCCCCGATCGCCACCTGGGCCTGGTGCCCACCGCCGAACTCCCCCATCTGCCCGAAATTCTCAATCGCCTCGCCCACCTGGGCCACGCCTGCTTCAACTGGCCCGCCCTCACCCCCCTCCTCTCCATTCCCCCCCACCCCACCCTCTCAACTCAAAACTCAAAACTCAAAATTTTTCCCCTGGAGACGCTTTGCGTAGGCATAGCCAGTCCAAAGGACTTACAAAACGCCCCCACTCCCCCACTCCCCCACCCGCCCCATCTCCCCATTTCCCCATCTCCCCCACTCCCCACCCCCCGCATCGCCGTCGCCCAAGACGCCGCCTTCAGCTTCTACTACCCCGACAATCTCGACATTCTCGCCGCCCTGGGGGCCGAGCTGATTTTCTGGAGCCCGCTGCACGACGAGCAGCCGCCCCCCGAGGCCGACGGGCTGTACTTCGGCGGCGGCTTTCCCGAGATGTTTGCCGCCGAACTGGCCGCCAACCAGGGGGTGCGATCGGCGCTCAAGGCGCTGATTCACCAAGGGTTACCCGTCTATGCCGAGTGCGGCGGGCTGATGTATCTAGCCACCACCTTGGTAGACCTGGAGGGTGACCCCTGGCCCATGGTCGGTGCACTGCCCACCAACGTCCGCATGACCGGGCGACTCACCCTGGGCTACCGTCACGCCCTGGCGACCCAAAGCAGTCTACTTCTAGAAGCCGGGCAGACCCTCTGGGGCCATGAGTTTCACCGCTCGGAAACAGAAACCCCGCCCCATGTCCCTCTATATCAGCTCAAGCGCTACGGCGCGGCCCAGCCCCACGCCGCCGAGGGCTGGTGGCCCCATCGCATCCACGCCTCGTACCTGCATCTGCACTGGGGGGGCTGCCCTGGGGTAGCTCAGGCCCTCCTGGCGGTCTGTCGCCAGCACCACCAGAGCCGTCAGGAAGCATAA
- a CDS encoding YbaB/EbfC family nucleoid-associated protein, whose protein sequence is MSQGQGFGFGLGKMKELTEAFKKAQQIQEGAKQLQEELEQMEIEGESGGGLVKVTMSGNQEPKNVTIAPEALNEGAEVLSDLVATAMKDAYEKSTATMRDRMELLTGGLNLPGL, encoded by the coding sequence ATGTCACAAGGTCAAGGATTTGGGTTTGGGTTAGGCAAAATGAAGGAACTCACCGAAGCCTTCAAAAAAGCCCAGCAGATTCAAGAGGGGGCCAAGCAGCTGCAAGAAGAGCTGGAGCAGATGGAGATCGAAGGTGAATCGGGCGGTGGCCTGGTCAAGGTCACCATGAGCGGTAACCAGGAACCCAAGAACGTGACCATTGCCCCCGAAGCCCTCAACGAAGGGGCCGAAGTGCTCTCTGACCTGGTGGCTACGGCGATGAAAGACGCCTACGAAAAATCGACGGCCACCATGCGCGATCGCATGGAGCTGCTCACTGGCGGCCTCAACCTGCCCGGTCTGTAG
- a CDS encoding HhoA/HhoB/HtrA family serine endopeptidase — MLGAGLATVGGQALSALVQPSTSSQPTATDVFWDGGFWNNGSEDSDSPASAPQAQAPQPQGGGGQNGLAIAPSISNPNVIADIVRQVEPSVVRINATRTVQTNLPPMFQDPFFRQFFGNMQMPQGQQVQRGVGSGFITSADGQIITNAHVVAGADQVQVTLTDGRSFTGRVMGADSVTDVAVIKIDANNLPTVSISDSDRLQSGEWAIAIGNPLGLDSTVTAGIISATGRSSREVGVPDKRVEFIQTDAAINPGNSGGPLLNLNGEVIGVNTAIIQGAQGIGFAIPINTVQRISAQLIETGRVEHAYLGIQMANLSPEIKENINNTPNRPFTVNEDEGVLIVRVMPNSPAAQGGLREGDVIVAVEGQPVKESALVQQAVERSRVGQNLALTLRRDGREQTITVRPGNVPAQ, encoded by the coding sequence ATGCTGGGGGCCGGGCTCGCCACCGTCGGCGGGCAGGCCCTCAGCGCCCTGGTGCAGCCCTCGACCAGCAGCCAGCCGACCGCAACCGACGTGTTTTGGGACGGCGGGTTTTGGAACAACGGCAGTGAAGATTCAGACTCTCCCGCCAGTGCTCCTCAGGCCCAAGCCCCTCAGCCCCAGGGCGGCGGCGGTCAAAACGGTCTGGCCATCGCCCCCTCGATCTCTAACCCCAACGTGATTGCCGACATCGTGCGCCAGGTGGAGCCGTCGGTGGTGCGCATCAACGCCACCCGCACGGTGCAGACCAACCTGCCGCCCATGTTCCAGGATCCGTTCTTTCGACAGTTCTTTGGCAACATGCAGATGCCCCAGGGGCAGCAGGTGCAGCGGGGGGTGGGGTCAGGCTTTATCACCTCCGCCGACGGGCAAATTATCACCAATGCCCACGTGGTGGCCGGGGCTGACCAGGTGCAGGTGACCCTGACCGACGGGCGCAGCTTTACTGGCCGGGTGATGGGGGCCGACTCGGTGACCGACGTGGCGGTGATCAAAATTGACGCCAACAATCTGCCCACCGTGTCCATCAGCGACTCTGACCGGCTTCAGTCTGGGGAATGGGCGATCGCCATCGGCAACCCCCTGGGGCTCGACAGCACCGTAACCGCCGGCATTATCAGCGCCACCGGTCGCTCCAGCCGCGAGGTGGGCGTGCCCGACAAGCGAGTTGAGTTCATCCAGACCGATGCTGCCATCAACCCCGGCAACTCCGGCGGGCCGCTGCTCAACCTCAACGGCGAGGTAATTGGGGTCAACACCGCCATCATCCAGGGGGCCCAGGGCATTGGCTTTGCCATTCCCATCAACACGGTGCAGCGCATTAGCGCCCAGCTGATCGAAACTGGCCGGGTGGAGCACGCCTACCTGGGCATTCAGATGGCGAACCTGTCACCGGAGATCAAGGAAAACATCAACAACACCCCCAACCGCCCCTTCACGGTCAATGAAGACGAGGGTGTGCTGATCGTGCGGGTGATGCCCAACTCCCCGGCGGCCCAGGGCGGTCTGCGGGAGGGCGATGTGATTGTGGCGGTCGAGGGCCAGCCCGTGAAAGAGAGTGCCCTGGTGCAGCAGGCGGTGGAGCGCTCCAGGGTGGGGCAAAACCTGGCCCTCACCCTGCGGCGCGATGGCCGAGAGCAGACCATTACGGTGCGTCCCGGCAACGTGCCGGCTCAGTAA
- the rimK gene encoding 30S ribosomal protein S6--L-glutamate ligase, which produces MKIAILSRDATLYSTRRLKQAGEERGHEMPVIDHLRCYMNITSHQPKVMYQSQPLIDIEAVIPRIGASNTFYGTAVVRQFEIMGVFTANTSMAISRSRDKLRSLQIMARRGIGLPVTGFAHSTKDIDGLVDIVGGAPLVIKLLEGTQGIGVVLAETQQAAKSVIEAFRGLDANILVQEFIKEAGGMDIRCFVIGDKVVAAMKRQGAPGEFRSNLHRGGSAAKVRLTPEERSTAIRAAKAMGLRVAGVDLLRSNHGPVVMEVNSSPGLEGIEKATDVDVAGKIIDFVVKHAAPHKDRDRIKY; this is translated from the coding sequence ATGAAAATTGCGATTTTATCCAGGGATGCCACCCTCTATTCGACCCGGCGGCTGAAGCAGGCAGGGGAGGAACGCGGCCATGAAATGCCGGTGATCGATCACCTGCGCTGCTACATGAATATCACCTCCCACCAGCCCAAAGTGATGTACCAAAGCCAGCCGCTTATCGACATTGAGGCGGTGATTCCTCGAATTGGGGCCTCTAATACGTTCTACGGTACGGCGGTGGTGCGCCAGTTTGAGATTATGGGAGTGTTTACGGCCAACACCTCCATGGCGATCTCCCGATCGCGGGACAAGCTCAGGTCGCTCCAGATCATGGCTCGCCGGGGCATTGGCCTGCCGGTGACCGGCTTTGCCCACTCCACCAAAGACATCGACGGCCTGGTGGATATTGTCGGCGGCGCGCCTTTGGTAATCAAGCTGCTAGAGGGCACCCAGGGCATCGGCGTGGTGCTGGCTGAAACCCAGCAGGCGGCCAAGTCGGTAATTGAGGCCTTTCGCGGCCTCGACGCCAACATCCTGGTGCAGGAATTTATTAAAGAAGCGGGCGGCATGGATATCCGCTGCTTTGTAATTGGCGACAAGGTGGTTGCCGCCATGAAGCGTCAGGGGGCTCCTGGCGAGTTTCGCTCCAACCTGCACCGGGGCGGGTCGGCGGCTAAGGTGCGCCTTACCCCGGAAGAGCGCAGCACCGCCATTCGGGCCGCCAAGGCCATGGGCCTGCGGGTGGCCGGGGTGGACCTACTGCGCTCCAACCACGGCCCGGTGGTGATGGAGGTGAACTCGTCGCCGGGCCTCGAAGGCATTGAAAAAGCTACTGATGTGGACGTGGCGGGCAAGATCATTGACTTTGTAGTCAAGCACGCGGCCCCCCACAAAGACCGCGATCGCATCAAATATTAG
- a CDS encoding low molecular weight protein-tyrosine-phosphatase, with product MTTRLLFVCLGNICRSPSAENIMNHLIEQRQLGDQVVCDSAGTASYHVGSAPDRRMTQAARAYGIDLVGRARQFDRFDFDRFDYILAMDRQNYRDIVALDPAGQHRDKVRLMCDFCRTHPDRDVPDPYYGGPEGFTYVIDLLLDACEGLLDHITDHPVAVLP from the coding sequence ATGACCACCCGCCTTTTGTTTGTGTGCCTGGGCAATATCTGCAGGTCGCCCTCGGCAGAAAACATCATGAACCACCTGATCGAGCAGCGGCAGCTGGGCGATCAGGTGGTGTGCGACTCGGCGGGCACCGCCAGCTACCATGTGGGCAGCGCCCCCGATCGCCGCATGACCCAGGCCGCCAGAGCCTACGGTATTGACCTGGTGGGCCGGGCTCGCCAGTTCGACCGCTTTGACTTCGACCGCTTCGACTACATTTTGGCCATGGATCGCCAAAACTACCGCGACATTGTGGCCCTTGACCCTGCCGGTCAGCATCGCGACAAAGTGCGGCTGATGTGCGATTTTTGCCGCACCCACCCCGACAGAGATGTTCCTGATCCCTACTACGGTGGCCCTGAGGGGTTTACCTACGTCATCGATCTTCTGCTAGATGCCTGCGAAGGGCTGCTCGACCACATTACAGACCATCCCGTAGCTGTGCTTCCCTAG